From Numenius arquata chromosome 4, bNumArq3.hap1.1, whole genome shotgun sequence, a single genomic window includes:
- the CYB5A gene encoding cytochrome b5 isoform X2 translates to MVGSSEAGSESWRGRYYRLEEVQKHNNSQSTWIILHNRIYDVTKFLDEHPGGEEVLREQAGGDATENFEDVGHSTDARTLSETFIVGELHPDDRGKLQKPTETLITTTQSNSSSWSNWVIPAIAAIIVALMYRSYMSE, encoded by the exons ATGGTGGGTTCCAGTGAGGCCGGGAGCGAGTCGTGGCGGGGCCGGTACTACCGGCTGGAGGAGGTGCAAAAGCACAACAACAGCCAGAGCACCTGGATCATCCTGCACAACCGCATCTACGATGTTACCAAGTTCCTGGAcgag CACCCTGGTGGTGAAGAGGTCCTTAGGGAGCAAGCTGGAGGAGATGCTACAGAGAACTTTGAAGATGTTGGCCATTCTACAGATGCAAGGACACTGTCAGAAACCTTTATTGTTGGGGAACTTCATCCG gatgATAGAGGGAAGCTTCAGAAACCAACA gaaaCTCTTATTACCACCACTCAGTCTAATTCCAG TTCATGGTCCAACTGGGTGATCCCGGCAATAGCAGCAATTATTGTGGCCCTGATGTATCGTTCCTACATGTCAGAGTAA
- the CYB5A gene encoding cytochrome b5 isoform X1, translating into MVGSSEAGSESWRGRYYRLEEVQKHNNSQSTWIILHNRIYDVTKFLDEHPGGEEVLREQAGGDATENFEDVGHSTDARTLSETFIVGELHPDDRGKLQKPTETLITTTQSNSSSWSNWVIPAIAAIIVALMYRSYMSEQKPDV; encoded by the exons ATGGTGGGTTCCAGTGAGGCCGGGAGCGAGTCGTGGCGGGGCCGGTACTACCGGCTGGAGGAGGTGCAAAAGCACAACAACAGCCAGAGCACCTGGATCATCCTGCACAACCGCATCTACGATGTTACCAAGTTCCTGGAcgag CACCCTGGTGGTGAAGAGGTCCTTAGGGAGCAAGCTGGAGGAGATGCTACAGAGAACTTTGAAGATGTTGGCCATTCTACAGATGCAAGGACACTGTCAGAAACCTTTATTGTTGGGGAACTTCATCCG gatgATAGAGGGAAGCTTCAGAAACCAACA gaaaCTCTTATTACCACCACTCAGTCTAATTCCAG TTCATGGTCCAACTGGGTGATCCCGGCAATAGCAGCAATTATTGTGGCCCTGATGTATCGTTCCTACATGTCAGA ACAAAAGCCTGATGTCTGA